The Marinilongibacter aquaticus genome has a window encoding:
- a CDS encoding OsmC family protein translates to MKTHFYKTQIKWIGNCGTGTSDYKSYSRDHEILADGKTDFIPASSDPSFRGDPSRYNPEELFLASLSSCHMLWYLHLCAVNGIAVLDYSDSAEGTMQENSDGSGQFSAVTLQPKVRISDLTLIKKALALHHEANQKCFIANSCNFPVSHQPEVTA, encoded by the coding sequence ATGAAAACACATTTCTACAAAACCCAGATTAAATGGATCGGTAATTGCGGAACGGGTACAAGCGACTATAAAAGCTACAGTCGCGATCACGAGATTTTAGCAGATGGGAAAACCGATTTCATCCCCGCTTCTTCAGATCCATCCTTTCGCGGAGACCCATCGAGATACAATCCAGAAGAGCTGTTTTTGGCCTCTTTGTCCTCTTGCCATATGCTTTGGTACTTGCATCTGTGTGCGGTCAATGGAATCGCGGTGCTGGATTACTCGGATTCTGCGGAGGGTACGATGCAGGAAAATAGCGACGGTTCGGGGCAATTTTCAGCAGTGACCTTGCAGCCGAAGGTCCGCATAAGCGACTTGACTTTGATCAAAAAAGCCCTAGCTTTACACCACGAGGCCAACCAAAAATGCTTTATTGCCAATTCTTGCAATTTTCCGGTTTCGCATCAGCCTGAAGTGACAGCCTAG